The Panthera leo isolate Ple1 chromosome D1, P.leo_Ple1_pat1.1, whole genome shotgun sequence region AAGGGACTTCAGAAAACTTTAGTGTATGTCTTATAAATTTCCTGAAATTCGCATTTAAAAATGGGCTGGCATGAAATCCACCAGAGCTCTAACAATATCTCTCACATCCTTGGTTCTAATGTGTAACCTAATAAGAACAATGAATAGCACTTTTGTGACACTATTAAGCCCTTGAGTACcaatggagaaagggaaattcTAATTGTTTCTTCTCCCATGAGTGGATACTTGTGGGATAAGATCCTAGTGGGAGGCCATTATCATTGTTTGCTCTTAATCAGACCCTTAGCATCTATACCCAGAGTGTAAAATCCTCAGATAATATCAACCAACCTCTGCAGGGGGACAGACAGTTTTGGGCATCAGCTTCACCAGAGATCAATATCAGTGACTAAAAACAATGGCCAAAGGAGACTTATAGGCTATGACTCCCTCAGCACTAAAGAGTCCTGCAAGGTTGGTACTCCGAACTATCCACCAGCATCGTCAGatcattttttcccttcagaacaatgaagaagaaaagtacACAGCACTGAATTCTCTGTGAAGAAGGAAAGCTATGTCTGAATCACAGTCCTTGGATTTTAAAATCTTAGCTTTCCACTCAGGCTCCTTTCCCAGCACACACAGAGATGTACACAGCCATTTCATCCTCACTTGTCCTCGTTCTATTGTTCACGCTTTCTCATGACCACAGGCCCCTTTGttatctctctgtcccctctAGTATAAAATTACGGCAGAAActtttttgtttactcatttcaACTCAGGCAGTGTGAGGGCTTTGCCGACTTAGATTGAGTCTATGTTAATATATCTCTAACCTTccttcataattttattaaacaCATATTGATTGAGGGTCACTAGAtgcaaagcactgtgctaagtactgtATTGATTTTACAGTCTAGTAGAGAAGGGAAACCAGTAAATAACTCATCCTAATTAATATAAAGTACGTGCTTATGTAAAACACAAGAAATGTATtcataggcacacacacaaaatggtcATGTTAACTGGGGCTCTCCTActaaacttttcaaatatttttttaaatgtttatttatttttgagagactgaaagagagagagagagagagagagaaagagtgtgtgtgtgtgtgtgtgtgtgtgtgtgtggcagagagaaagggagacacaaaatctgaagcaggctccaggctctaaactgtcagcacagagcccaaagtggggctggaactcatgaaccccgaaatcatgacctgagctgaagtctgacgttcaatccactgagccacccaggtacctctctcATATTAAATTCTTAACTAAATGATCCTAACTGCTGAATAAACGTCATAAGGtagatggaatggaagaagagaaaagctaAAGGGATATGGTGAGTAAAAACTAACAGTCTACCAAATAGCTAAATAACATGGTATTTGTTgggatataaaaaagaaaactttgttgttattgttgtaaATCTTTGAATGACAAATTAGTTTGAACTTTATTTGGAGACCTTGGAAAATACTGATTATTTTAAGAGGTTACTATTCagtaaaaaagttgaaaatctcTGTATTATCATGTGTTCATGGAAAGAAACAACAAGAAGATCTGCTGAGGAAAGAAATTGGAAACTCTTACTGCCATTATGGGAATGACAGTGTTGGGCGAATGAAAAACAGAGCAGGGAGATACTTAAATAGATTACAATTGAAACAACACTGACATTGATTAAGTTCTTACCAAGAGCCAGGAACTGTGCTGGGGACCTCACTTTACAggtatcatttaatttaattttcacacaggacagaaattaatgttttcatttttcagaacattAGAGCAAATGTAGGACTGAATTTTTTGCATCAATGGCTACTATGCTAATATCAGGACCTATTAGAAGTACACAGTCATGAAAGTTGGAATTTAAAGAGATATTCAGGATGATTTAATCCAACCACCCATCTAAACCTTGCATCCATCAACAATATCTGCTCCGTGGCCTTTTAGCCTGTGCTCGAACATTTCTGGCTATAAGATCAGATTATGTGTGACTGTAATGTTCTCTGATGTGAAACCAGATATTTCTTCCAATAGTTTCAAGCAGGTCATTTGACTTCATTCTCTTGGAGACATATAAAATGAGTCCAATATCaaaatggggagcctgggtggctcagtcagttaagcatctgactcttaatttcgacttaggtcatgatcttggctcaggtaatgatctcacagttcatgtgtttgagccctgcattgggggtccgtgctgacagcactgagcctgcttgggattctctctttccctctctctctgtcctttcccaattttagcattctctctctctctatcaaaataaataaataaacttaaaaaaatgaatccaaCATCTTTTAAATGTAGCATTATGTTGAACATTTGGCAGTAACTGTTATGTGtcacataaatctttttttgctAATAAATATCCTCAGTTACTTCAGCCATTCCTTAAAAGACAAGATTTCTGAtactttttctgaaattttccagtttttctaaaTCACAGAAAGCATTGTAACACAAATTGAAAACAATATTCCAACTGTTGCTTgagtattaagaaaataaatttccattttctagaatctctttaatttctttgcaatctaaatgaaatatatattagcctttttttttaaaaaaatcacatcgTTGTCTCGTATTGAACTTAATCTAAAATTTGTAGTTGTATTTTGCACGTGTTCTAATAATCCATACCTCTATCATCTTTCAATTCTGTAGAGAGTACGTGAGAAATACATGATAAGAAGACACCAGGGTGTTTTTCTTCCAAAACCTTGCTCATATTTTGGGAATAAGTGTAGTTTTCTGGCCTCCACCACCAACATGAAGTCCAATTaacttaaattatttataatcctCTGCTTCTCTGGCCATAGTGATGCAATATATTATCTAAATTTTGGCCATTGTGTCACTCCCCTGGGATTAGTTGAATTTATAAACAAAGGAAGACAGTTTTCACTATGGGAGAAGTTGTTGAGGTGTAAGTATACTATGTTCTTACCTTATGAGGCAGCAGCTTTCTTCCTGGGTGAAGGAACCCTCGACGAGCAGACTCGCAGAATTCCAGGTGGGATGGTATTGGTAGTTGCCCAGTTCTTCAGGTTTTTATTCTGAGTTCGAGTTCTAGTCAGGAAAATGATTCAGGTCAAAATAACAACTTTTTACAGACTTGTGAATCCTATGTTTATTAACTGTATAAAACAAGTTactctttcttattttgaattaaatgaaaatttaatcatTATGCCATTTGATAAGTGTGACATTAATTTATACATATAGGATACCCCAAAGGATATAGGAAAGAGTCATTAGAAATAACAGTAGTTGAATTACCATATTGtaacctgaaactagtattagactgcatgttaattaactggaatttgaataaagacttaaaaaaaagaaataatggtagTAACTTTCCTACTAACTAGctcaaaaaaaatctaaaacttggtgttttctattaaaaattagaaatatcttAATTATAAGTATCTTGAATTTTCCTCTGGTCAGCTGGAATCATAGGTTGCCCTAGAGTGATGGAAGAGATTCAAGAGATACCAACATTATGAATGTCCCTTGATGAGGAATAGAATAATGATCTCCATAAAATTATTCtgtctcatacacacacacacacacacacacacacacaccacaagtacactcattttctgttttttaagcttaGAACCAGATGAGGGGATAATGGACCCTGGAAATATTTCCACAGTAACTGAGTTCATCCTCGCTGGGCTAACAGAGAAGACCGGATTCCAGCtgccccttttcttcttcttcctaggAGTCTATGTGGTCACGGTGGTGGGGAACCTGGCCATGATCACACTGATAGGGCTCAGTGCTCACctgcacacccccatgtactATTTCCTCAGCAATTTGTCCTTCATTGATCTCTGCCATTCCACTGTCATTACCCCCAAAATGCTGGTGAACTTTGTGACTGAGAAGAACATAATTTCCTACTCAGCATGCATGACTCAGctctatttcttcctcctttttgctATCTCAGAGTGTCACATGTTAGCTGCAATGGCTTATGACCGCTATGCTGCCATCTGCAACCCCTTGCTTTACAATGTCGTCATGTCTTCACACATCTGTTTCCGGCTCACAGTGGGAGTTTATATTTTGGGCATCGTTGGATCTACAATCCATACGGCTTTTATGATGAGGCTCCTTTTCTGCCAGCGCAATGTGATTAACCATTATTTCTGTGATCTCTTTCCACTCCTGGAGATATCCTGTTCCAGCATCTTCATCAATGAGTTATTGGTCCTAGTCTTGAGTGCATTTAACATTCTGACTCCTGCCTTCACCATCCTTGCCTCCTACATCTTCATCATTGCCAGCATCCTCCGCATCCGCTCCACCGAGGGCAGGTGCAAAGCCTTCAGGACCTGCAGCTCCCACATCTCCGCTGTTGCCGTTTTCTTTGGATCCGCTGCGTTCATGTACCTGCAGCCATCATCCGTGAGCTCCATGGACCAAGGGAGAGTGTCCTCTGTGTTTTATACCACCATTGTGCCCATGCTGAACCCCCTGATCTACAGTCTGCAGAATAAGGATGTCAAATTTGCCCTGAAGAAAATTCAGGGCAGTAGAAAATGTTCATGAATAGAATCAATATCATAATGTCATATCAGAAGCAGGTCTTTCAGATTTGCTGAGATATGTAATGTGTTAGGTTTATTGTACACAGTTTTGGAAATCCAATGACACTTCCCCAAAGAACACAAGTCCTAAATTCCCCTCCAGGCCACTCCTTTGAACCTTATTAAAGTGATTATGTGtggagaaatacaaagaataaagtcAAAGACTCTTGAGTATGAAAGTagccttagttttattttaattataatacaaCAATAAGATGACAATGAATATTTTGAAGATAATAGCAATATGTATATTATTAAGATTTTATGAAATATCAAGCAATATGCCGAACACTTTAAATGGACAACTTTGTTTACAGCATTTACTTACCAAATATTTAGTTTTCCCTGAGGAAAAGCCCTAGTATTATTCccctttaaaagaaatagaacctTATTTAGTTTGAGTAAATGCCCTATGTCCCAAACATAATAAGTTATTAATCCTAGGCAGTTTGGCTCCAGGACCCATGATTTTACTTAAACAGTACTTTGGCCTCAAGTAACTGTAGACAGGTCTAAGACATCCTAGAAATTTCCTGTACACAAACAGCTTCCCTAGTTCCTTATATGACAGTGCTGCTTTCCTATAGATATCTTCAAtcctattttcacttttatttcatttgatataATCAGAATCTTTCAAACCTGTGACGATCAAAGCAAAATATTGGAGACTCCTTATGGAGTCCCATTACAGAAACTAAAGTTATTATTCTTGATAGCAATAATTTGTATGGTAGCTCAACCAACACTGCGTTGTCTTTATACCAGTGACCATGCACCTATTTATGAAGTAACTGCTACAAAAGCTAAAAATCTTGCTAAGCTGTATCATTTTCATGTGGTTATGCTCTTTCCCCCATAATTTACAAACAATTGCTATGtcatgtcaattttatctttaaaacatgtttcccttcatattttgcttttctgcttctggACATTTAAAATCTTGTAACTGAGGACTTGTTTGATAATTCTGAATATTCAactgttctctctcccttctcagtTCAAACCTGCCACCTCATCATTGTCAGATCAATGTTCCTAGGAGAGTATGCTGTTTTATTCACCTGATATGAAAGTTGCAGTGTTTACATATAGtttccaaagacagaaaaaaaaatatcttaccaCTCTTGTATTCCATTAACCATTCATTCGTTGATATCAAATGTTCATATGAGAAagccttcatatttttatttgacttaATTTTCATCGGTCcaaaaatggataagaaaaatggTTACAGTTCATGAATCACCTCTGGATCACTGTCAGACATCACTCATTTTAGTGAAGGGAgatgctgaattttttttaggCAAGGGAGTGAAAAAAGTAGTTTTACATGTTAGTAGTATCACACTTATGCTGGTTGGAAGATAATGGAAAGACAACAAGGCTGAATCAAGACCGGTCAGCAGCCATTTGATTGTTCTAAGCAGGACACTTCATGCAGTGACAGTGGagccagaaaggaaggagagtgtCAAGGGATTTTTGAAAAGTGGATTGTTCAGACATGGCTGAACCGAGGTGAGTTGAAGGTCCAGGAAAGTGTTAAGGATGGATGCAAATTTCTAGTTTGGATTACTAAATAGGATgatgaaagacaaatatgatttcactcatatgtggaatttaagaaacacaacagatgaatataggggacgggagggaaagataagaaaaaaacagagaaggaggcaaatcataagagacttcttcaaaacagagaagaaactgggggTTGCAGGAGGGTAGGtaagggggaatgggctaaatgggtgatgggcattaaggagggcatttcttgggatgagcactgggtgttgtatgtaagtgatgaaccactgggttctactcctgaaaccaatacgacactctatgttaactaacttgaaaaaataagataaaataataaaataaaataaaataatgaatgaatgagtgaatgaatgaatgaatgaatgaataaatgaaggacaATGATGGTAGAACTCTCAAGATGGGGCTCTAGGTAACATTTCACAGCAAAGCAATTGGGTTACATAAGTCTGTAAAATTCAACTCTCCCTCTATATTTCTCTCTGTCAGTTTCTCTATCTATGCATATGTAAAAatggacacatgcacacacacatatttttaaatttccggAATCACTACATATATCCTGACAGAATGGAAACCGTGGCTTTGCAAATTTCAGTACCTTTCATTATTGTATAATCATTTATGGAAATGGTTCTTTAAACCCTTCCCACTCCTGTCTTCACCTCCAACTCTCTTCCCACTTCGTTAACTCAGCACACTGAGGAAACAGGCAGCTCTAGTCTGCTCACCTGTAGAGTGGCATTCCAGACATATAGTTTCTTCTAGAAGTGTCCCAGAATCCTGTGGCCACCGCTATTCCAAAGCTAAAAGAAGCTTTGGGAtgtgtgggaatgtaaaacattGCTTGAAACTGAAAGGATCATAGATAGTGAAAGGGATTCAAAACAAGAGATCCTCTGATGCCTTGTTCCTGAGGTTGCTCCACAGACCAGCGGCATGGGCAAAAGCTGAGAGTATGTTAAAACGCAGTTATCTCAAGCCCTATACTGGCCTTATTAAATCAAGAATCTGCTTTTGAACGACAAGATTCCCTCGTTATACCTGCGCACATTAAAGTTAaggggttttaaaaaatattatcatcaGACCACAGATACTAAGATTTTGATTTAATTGATATGGGGTACAATTGAgatatagagatttttttttaatttttttttaacgtttatttatttttgagacagagagagacagagcatgaacgggggaggggcagagagagagggagacacagaatcggaagcaggctccaggctctgagccatcagcccagagcccgacgcagggctcgaactcacagaccgcgagatcgtgacctgagctgaagtcggacgcttaacctactgcgccacccaggcgccccgagatatagagatttttaaaaacacccttgattattttaaatgtgcctCCATAAGTGAGAAACACTAATATAACCCAAAACTAATGTAAAATTAAACTCCTTTGAAGATTGAACTTAACGCATTTAATGCTATTTTATAAGAGCTCCCCTGATATGAGTGTCCAATTTACCTTAAATCATACTGCACTCAATGTGCTTCCAATTATCCCagcttagggggaaaaaagcaaaaatatgtaAGGAAGAGGAATTAATATGGAACACTGGtggctataataaaatattttctttaaatatacaatttagCAAGTAGAATTATTTTCAGTGAGGACCTCAAGAAAAGCAAACATTACACGAGAATTCTGAATTCTTACCCTGTAACCCTATCCAATTATGTATAGATCTGACTTTGAATCAAGTAAGTATATTACCTACTTatgcataaaataaacatattttataaaagaaaaatggttcaattaattatttaaaaattctggccctattggggcacatgggtggctcagttggttaagtgtctaacttcattcaggtcatgatctcacagcttgtgagtctgagccccacactgggcttcgTGCTGCTGgttaggagcctgcttgggattctcgctctctcctccctctctgccccttctcgactcgtgctttctctctctctcaaaatagataaatcaacttaaaaaaaattctggcccTATTAAAAGAAAGATACCCTGTCAGGATGTGCCCTGAGCCTCTTAAACCTGCTATTCACTGTATGGACTGTGAACCAAACCCACTGGCTAGGAGCTtgtaagaaatgcagaatctcaaacCCCATTCAGACCTGCTGGACCAGaacctgcattaaaaaaaaaaaaattcaggtgatCCCGTG contains the following coding sequences:
- the LOC122199899 gene encoding putative olfactory receptor 8G3 pseudogene, producing the protein MDPGNISTVTEFILAGLTEKTGFQLPLFFFFLGVYVVTVVGNLAMITLIGLSAHLHTPMYYFLSNLSFIDLCHSTVITPKMLVNFVTEKNIISYSACMTQLYFFLLFAISECHMLAAMAYDRYAAICNPLLYNVVMSSHICFRLTVGVYILGIVGSTIHTAFMMRLLFCQRNVINHYFCDLFPLLEISCSSIFINELLVLVLSAFNILTPAFTILASYIFIIASILRIRSTEGRCKAFRTCSSHISAVAVFFGSAAFMYLQPSSVSSMDQGRVSSVFYTTIVPMLNPLIYSLQNKDVKFALKKIQGSRKCS